In Paenibacillus phoenicis, one genomic interval encodes:
- a CDS encoding SPOR domain-containing protein, with protein MNKAKMTFRFDRDGREIRPEREIAEEPIRRTTPQYRAVETVEEWGDPFTDHTGMGLTVFPGGQDQRQRQDPMGTTRDDWEEIYDKDPWQTEWQEETPPIYTRPHRTSWWKVAGSLTGAIVTGALFGYVVLSLFNQEIELPLPGINTNTPQQVESGDTASQPAMGEIEGEDPATEDNVPLISVALPEQTYYFLQYGVFSTAQGVQLAQEELQASGIAAARDTVDEKRVYAGVSTDREQSKLLTGQLKAAGVNLILHEISFPAAANVPFAGEREALEGFMAQSAELVDLLSTSSAALLTEADPQPQQHPELEQLGAKHQAWTQSASAIRGKWSTAGAALAGEMEKAINGAVEAMSEYQKNGAKTLLWEVQNEMMRFIMAEQSLVHDGV; from the coding sequence GTGAACAAAGCCAAAATGACATTCCGGTTTGACAGGGATGGCCGGGAAATCCGGCCGGAGCGGGAGATTGCTGAGGAGCCGATACGGAGGACGACACCCCAATATCGAGCGGTAGAGACGGTAGAGGAATGGGGGGATCCCTTCACGGACCATACAGGGATGGGGCTCACTGTCTTTCCGGGCGGACAAGACCAGAGACAACGCCAAGATCCGATGGGGACAACTCGGGACGATTGGGAAGAAATTTACGACAAAGACCCTTGGCAGACAGAGTGGCAGGAGGAGACCCCTCCCATCTATACCCGTCCTCACCGAACCTCCTGGTGGAAGGTGGCCGGCTCTTTGACCGGAGCGATTGTTACGGGCGCACTGTTTGGGTATGTCGTGCTATCTTTATTTAATCAGGAGATCGAACTCCCTCTTCCAGGGATTAACACGAACACGCCGCAGCAGGTGGAATCGGGAGACACAGCAAGCCAGCCGGCCATGGGGGAGATTGAAGGGGAGGACCCCGCAACCGAGGATAACGTTCCGCTTATTAGCGTCGCATTGCCGGAGCAGACTTACTACTTCCTGCAATATGGCGTGTTTAGCACGGCGCAGGGGGTGCAGCTGGCGCAGGAGGAACTGCAAGCGTCCGGTATTGCAGCTGCCCGGGATACGGTCGACGAGAAACGGGTTTATGCCGGGGTCTCCACGGATAGAGAGCAATCGAAACTGCTTACCGGTCAACTGAAGGCGGCAGGTGTGAACCTGATTTTGCACGAGATCTCGTTCCCGGCAGCGGCTAACGTCCCATTTGCCGGCGAACGCGAAGCGTTGGAAGGGTTTATGGCGCAGAGCGCAGAGCTGGTTGACCTGCTTAGCACCTCGTCCGCAGCGCTGCTGACCGAAGCGGACCCGCAGCCGCAGCAGCACCCGGAACTAGAGCAATTGGGGGCCAAGCACCAGGCCTGGACACAAAGCGCTTCGGCGATCCGCGGGAAATGGTCTACGGCGGGGGCAGCCCTGGCCGGTGAAATGGAGAAAGCGATCAACGGGGCGGTCGAGGCCATGAGCGAATATCAGAAAAACGGGGCAAAAACACTGCTCTGGGAAGTACAAAATGAGATGATGCGCTTCATTATGGCCGAGCAGTCACTCGTTCACGACGGAGTATAA